From Gimesia panareensis, the proteins below share one genomic window:
- a CDS encoding C-terminal binding protein — MSAKYRVLITDRAWPDCEVEKQELARVDAEVIEAPPGADEQTLIECATGVDAIATCWAQVTQSVIEAAPDCKTIARLGIGLDNIDVKYATSKKIPVTNVPDYCIPEVADHAIALMLASLRNVAFFHHQTKQGIYDLSAAPMPRRVGTLTLGLFGFGLTGQAVAERARAFGMQVIATNSSGNDYGTGTSMVSFDELLEQSDVISIHAPLTEATQHQFDAAAFEKMKPTSLIINTSRGGLIDFDALKSAIQNQSIAGAALDVFDPEPPDLSDPFFQHERVIATPHAAFISSESLDELRAQAARQVADVLVGKDTMNIVNPEALA, encoded by the coding sequence GTGTCTGCGAAATACCGCGTTTTGATAACGGATCGTGCCTGGCCTGATTGTGAGGTCGAAAAACAGGAATTAGCCCGCGTGGATGCGGAAGTCATCGAAGCCCCTCCCGGAGCAGATGAACAGACCCTGATCGAGTGCGCGACCGGCGTCGATGCGATCGCCACCTGCTGGGCCCAGGTCACCCAATCCGTGATCGAAGCGGCCCCGGACTGCAAAACGATTGCCCGCCTGGGAATCGGTCTCGACAATATCGACGTGAAATATGCGACATCAAAAAAGATTCCCGTCACGAACGTACCCGACTACTGTATCCCGGAAGTCGCCGACCATGCGATTGCCCTCATGCTGGCCAGTCTGCGGAACGTTGCTTTTTTTCATCACCAGACCAAGCAGGGCATTTATGATCTCTCCGCCGCCCCCATGCCCCGCCGGGTGGGCACACTGACACTGGGACTGTTTGGCTTTGGACTGACGGGGCAGGCCGTTGCAGAACGGGCCCGCGCCTTCGGCATGCAGGTCATCGCCACCAATTCGTCCGGCAACGATTATGGCACCGGAACCAGCATGGTCTCATTCGACGAACTGCTCGAACAAAGCGACGTCATTTCGATCCATGCTCCCCTCACCGAAGCGACGCAGCATCAGTTCGATGCCGCTGCTTTCGAGAAAATGAAACCCACGTCGCTGATTATCAACACTTCGCGGGGAGGATTGATTGATTTCGACGCGCTGAAATCAGCCATCCAGAATCAGAGCATTGCTGGTGCCGCACTGGATGTCTTCGATCCAGAACCACCCGACCTGTCCGATCCGTTTTTCCAGCATGAACGGGTGATCGCAACCCCTCATGCCGCTTTTATTTCCAGCGAATCACTGGACGAACTTCGAGCGCAGGCGGCCCGTCAGGTAGCGGATGTACTCGTGGGTAAAGATACTATGAATATAGTAAACCCGGAAGCACTCGCATAA
- a CDS encoding coiled-coil domain-containing protein: MAHNDNSPQSDHADQRIDSPAFQHAQPVPEGDAAPQPAREDHTEKDRTDSASEAKVAFSESEQIRALEAELLGKEQLVETLTERLTEVAEELEKNQHHRHEASKVDSRRIKELEACLREEAELVETLKERLGEVAAELERCQNNPQQTDDTEGPHVEELEAELQEKTQLVTDLTQRLSEVEAELEQSRREYQEFSAAEKQRVQSLETELQEKDQLVVMLTERLEQVAEQLDRRHRTGADRGMTVSSGIPREVIEEQQKLTQDLHTFLEQMQGMETESSLARIEMQIAELKKMVEDGFVQGPAAPQPSSLVDYLSTPNVPAAEEVLPETQLEPTETEPAEPPPVTETTQPEADPSVSGWEAMKLKLLSGQGVDVSSDLQDKPVPVPEPKPAPVEYNSALLSGSAGRTLASYKPPLPEAPAEISYDQASHEELTAAIRERDQYISLLIKRLREAETAVIPVNWEAINNAPEDLVKHLQTLQHDLEHNLGLAEVEISIERARLSRTELMLQNREEQIRKKEKQLGLNLERGEDEAVPEEKNLDDDQKKRWLGFLN, encoded by the coding sequence ATGGCCCACAACGATAACTCTCCCCAATCCGATCACGCTGATCAGCGAATCGATTCGCCCGCGTTCCAGCACGCGCAACCGGTTCCCGAGGGAGATGCTGCGCCTCAACCTGCCAGAGAGGATCACACTGAAAAGGATCGCACTGATAGTGCCAGTGAAGCAAAAGTCGCTTTTTCTGAAAGTGAGCAGATCCGGGCACTGGAAGCAGAACTGCTGGGAAAAGAGCAACTGGTCGAGACATTGACCGAACGTCTCACGGAAGTCGCTGAAGAACTGGAAAAGAATCAGCACCACAGACATGAGGCTTCCAAGGTAGACAGCCGCCGCATCAAAGAACTGGAAGCCTGCCTGCGGGAAGAAGCCGAACTGGTTGAGACCCTCAAGGAACGCTTAGGGGAAGTTGCTGCGGAACTGGAGCGCTGTCAAAACAACCCGCAGCAGACAGACGACACGGAAGGTCCCCATGTTGAAGAACTCGAAGCAGAACTCCAGGAAAAGACACAACTCGTTACCGACCTGACACAGAGACTGTCCGAAGTCGAAGCCGAGCTGGAACAGAGCCGGCGGGAGTACCAGGAATTCTCAGCTGCTGAAAAACAGCGGGTGCAGTCACTGGAAACCGAGCTGCAGGAAAAAGACCAGCTCGTGGTGATGCTCACCGAACGACTGGAACAGGTCGCGGAACAGCTGGATCGCAGACACCGGACTGGCGCCGATCGAGGCATGACGGTCTCCAGCGGCATTCCCCGCGAAGTCATTGAAGAACAGCAGAAGCTGACCCAGGATCTGCACACCTTCCTGGAACAGATGCAGGGCATGGAGACAGAGTCTTCCCTGGCCCGCATTGAGATGCAGATCGCCGAGCTCAAGAAAATGGTCGAAGACGGCTTCGTACAAGGCCCCGCCGCCCCGCAGCCGTCCAGCCTGGTGGATTATCTGTCTACCCCCAATGTCCCCGCAGCAGAAGAAGTACTTCCAGAAACGCAGTTAGAACCAACTGAAACAGAACCCGCTGAGCCACCACCGGTCACAGAGACGACTCAACCAGAAGCAGACCCTTCCGTCAGCGGCTGGGAAGCCATGAAACTAAAGCTGCTCTCCGGTCAGGGGGTCGATGTCTCCAGCGACCTGCAGGATAAGCCAGTTCCCGTACCTGAGCCAAAGCCTGCTCCCGTCGAATACAACAGTGCCCTGCTCTCCGGCAGCGCCGGTCGCACGCTGGCCAGCTACAAGCCCCCCTTGCCAGAAGCTCCTGCTGAAATCAGTTACGATCAGGCCTCTCATGAAGAACTGACCGCTGCAATCCGGGAACGGGATCAATACATCAGTCTGCTCATCAAACGTCTGCGCGAAGCGGAAACCGCCGTCATCCCCGTCAACTGGGAGGCGATCAACAATGCTCCTGAAGATCTGGTAAAACACCTGCAGACACTGCAGCATGATCTGGAACATAACCTGGGGCTGGCTGAAGTCGAGATCTCCATCGAGCGGGCACGTCTGTCCCGTACCGAACTGATGCTGCAGAACCGCGAAGAACAGATTCGGAAAAAAGAAAAGCAACTCGGCCTGAACCTGGAGCGTGGCGAAGACGAAGCGGTCCCCGAAGAAAAAAATCTTGACGACGATCAGAAAAAACGCTGGCTCGGCTTTCTGAATTAA
- a CDS encoding arylsulfatase: MISNLLRCISYAFICLIITAVAQAAEPDKSTQRPNIILIMCDDMGWSDLGCYGGEVQTPNLDQMAREGLRFTQFYNNAVCWTTRASLVTGLYPRYPRPLLTKNMVTLGEVMQQAGYQTALSGKWHLGRTDTTHPVYRGFEDYYGLLDGCCNFFDPYYQDPKYKWGITGDGHRFFAKNTTRITEFPDDFYTTDAFTDHAIEQIKGYAKSDQPFFLHLCYTAPHYPLHAKPQDIAKYKGRYAAGWEALRDERYQRQLKMGLVDPQWKLPARDPESADWEKDKYPRDWQQRRMEVYAAMIDCMDQNIGRLMATLKETGVDDNTIVLFLSDNGPDASEPGGANPKQQPGPKEYYTTCGPSWAFPQNTPFRRFKTWMHEGGISTPLIVRWPGHVTPNSLTKQPAHIIDVMPTCIELAQTNYPEKFDGHKIIPVEGKSMLPVFQGETREPHASLFWELRNNQAVRQGKWKLVADRTINRWELYDLEQDRTETNDLAAHYPERVTKMKAAWQKWAEKTGVANEKHQRGKQIP, translated from the coding sequence ATGATTTCGAATCTGTTGCGCTGCATCAGTTATGCATTCATCTGTTTAATCATTACTGCGGTCGCTCAAGCTGCAGAACCTGACAAATCAACGCAGCGTCCCAACATCATTCTGATCATGTGCGACGACATGGGCTGGTCGGATCTGGGTTGTTATGGCGGAGAAGTGCAGACCCCCAACCTTGATCAGATGGCGCGGGAAGGATTGCGTTTCACCCAGTTCTACAACAATGCGGTCTGCTGGACCACGCGGGCTTCGCTGGTGACCGGGCTCTATCCCCGTTATCCCCGGCCGTTACTGACGAAAAACATGGTCACGCTGGGAGAAGTCATGCAGCAGGCCGGTTATCAGACGGCTCTCAGCGGCAAATGGCACCTGGGACGCACCGATACAACGCATCCCGTTTATCGCGGGTTTGAAGACTATTACGGTCTACTCGACGGCTGCTGCAATTTCTTCGATCCCTATTACCAGGACCCGAAATACAAGTGGGGCATCACCGGCGATGGTCATCGCTTCTTCGCCAAAAACACAACGCGGATCACCGAGTTTCCCGATGACTTCTACACCACCGACGCCTTCACCGACCACGCGATTGAGCAGATTAAAGGCTATGCGAAATCAGATCAGCCTTTCTTTCTGCATCTGTGTTACACGGCTCCTCACTATCCGCTGCATGCCAAGCCCCAGGATATTGCGAAGTACAAGGGCCGCTATGCCGCGGGCTGGGAGGCTCTGCGGGATGAACGCTATCAGCGGCAGTTGAAGATGGGGCTCGTCGATCCGCAGTGGAAGCTGCCCGCGCGGGATCCGGAGTCGGCTGACTGGGAGAAAGACAAATATCCCCGCGACTGGCAGCAGCGGCGGATGGAAGTCTATGCGGCGATGATCGACTGTATGGATCAGAATATTGGCCGCCTGATGGCAACGTTAAAAGAGACGGGCGTGGATGACAACACCATCGTGCTGTTTCTGTCAGACAATGGTCCGGATGCCAGCGAACCGGGAGGCGCGAATCCCAAACAGCAGCCCGGTCCCAAAGAGTATTACACCACCTGCGGTCCCAGCTGGGCCTTTCCGCAAAATACACCGTTCCGCCGGTTCAAAACCTGGATGCATGAAGGGGGCATCTCGACCCCGCTGATTGTCCGCTGGCCCGGTCATGTTACTCCCAATTCACTGACGAAACAGCCGGCCCACATCATCGATGTCATGCCGACCTGTATCGAACTGGCGCAGACGAACTACCCGGAAAAATTTGATGGTCACAAAATCATTCCCGTGGAAGGCAAGAGTATGCTGCCTGTCTTCCAGGGAGAAACCCGGGAGCCGCATGCCTCACTGTTCTGGGAGCTGCGCAACAACCAGGCGGTTCGGCAGGGAAAGTGGAAGCTGGTGGCGGATCGAACCATCAATCGCTGGGAACTGTATGACCTGGAACAGGACCGTACGGAGACCAACGACCTGGCTGCACACTATCCGGAGCGGGTGACAAAGATGAAGGCCGCCTGGCAGAAGTGGGCTGAAAAGACGGGCGTCGCGAACGAGAAGCACCAGCGCGGTAAACAGATTCCCTGA
- a CDS encoding DUF1559 domain-containing protein: MTQTHLKHRGFTLIELLVVIAIIAILIALLLPAVQQAREAARRSTCKNNLKQIGLGLHNYHETHSVFPFSTVCRVNAASTSPWATSNTRQGWFHMLLPFVDQAPLYNKITPRIQANQFPGGWPEATVRVPVFSCPSDPKAGKITQQGFHGNYLLCSGSTSQGAAGTYPKLNGMFYNLSKTRMRDVVDGTTTTIMGSEINIAEDSISAQGAGNVVCGGSHDLRGRYHNSYHNGGLTFTTLRPPNTPTGDVAQYCNGTEDAPCRACSSTDNEIHARSRHEGGVHALMGDGSVRFVSENIDTSLFRALGTREGKETIGEF, encoded by the coding sequence ATGACTCAAACGCATTTAAAGCACCGTGGGTTCACACTGATCGAATTGCTGGTGGTGATTGCCATCATCGCCATTTTGATCGCCTTGTTGTTACCGGCCGTCCAGCAGGCTCGTGAAGCGGCCCGACGCTCCACCTGCAAAAATAACCTGAAGCAGATCGGTCTGGGGTTACATAATTATCATGAGACACACAGTGTCTTTCCCTTTTCAACCGTCTGCAGAGTCAACGCTGCTTCAACATCTCCCTGGGCAACGTCCAATACCAGGCAGGGCTGGTTCCACATGCTGCTCCCATTTGTGGATCAGGCCCCCTTGTACAATAAAATCACGCCGCGCATTCAAGCGAATCAGTTTCCCGGAGGATGGCCGGAAGCCACAGTCCGTGTGCCGGTTTTCAGTTGCCCTTCCGACCCGAAAGCAGGCAAGATTACCCAACAGGGTTTCCACGGCAACTATCTGCTCTGTTCCGGATCGACCTCACAAGGGGCAGCCGGCACCTATCCTAAATTGAATGGAATGTTTTACAACCTCTCCAAAACCCGTATGCGGGATGTGGTCGATGGAACGACAACCACCATCATGGGGAGTGAAATCAATATCGCAGAAGATTCCATTTCTGCCCAGGGAGCAGGAAATGTCGTCTGTGGCGGCTCACACGATCTTCGCGGCCGCTATCATAACAGCTATCACAATGGTGGCCTGACCTTCACCACCCTTCGACCGCCCAACACACCCACAGGCGATGTCGCACAATATTGTAATGGTACCGAAGATGCTCCCTGCCGGGCCTGTTCCAGTACGGACAATGAGATTCATGCGCGCAGTCGCCATGAAGGCGGCGTACATGCCCTCATGGGTGATGGTTCCGTGCGTTTTGTCTCAGAAAATATCGATACCAGCCTGTTCCGTGCCTTAGGCACTCGGGAAGGAAAAGAGACCATCGGAGAATTCTAA
- a CDS encoding lysophospholipid acyltransferase family protein, producing MERVLKILFFALVVRPIVFVVLGLNLRGKQNLPLEGPGIVVANHNSHLDALVLMSLYPLSRLHKVRPVAAADYFLKNRFLAWFSKNCLGIIPIQRTGRMRKNELFAGCHEALDRGEILILFPEGSRGNPEELSEIKRGVYHIVHDRSDTSLTPVMMHGLGRALPRGEALLVPFNCDVIIGPQLPEAETGEQLVEAIKASFLDLQQYCITCRQTGDKSQQ from the coding sequence ATGGAACGGGTCCTCAAAATCCTGTTTTTTGCTCTGGTGGTCAGGCCGATCGTGTTTGTCGTGCTCGGACTGAATCTGAGAGGCAAACAGAACCTGCCTCTGGAAGGGCCGGGGATCGTGGTCGCCAACCACAACAGCCATCTGGATGCGCTGGTGCTGATGAGCCTGTATCCGCTGTCCCGTCTGCACAAGGTGCGTCCCGTGGCGGCCGCCGATTATTTCCTCAAGAATCGATTCCTCGCCTGGTTTTCGAAGAACTGCCTGGGCATCATTCCCATCCAACGGACCGGTCGCATGCGCAAAAATGAACTCTTCGCCGGCTGTCACGAGGCCCTGGATCGTGGCGAGATTCTGATCTTGTTCCCGGAAGGAAGCCGCGGCAATCCCGAAGAGTTGAGTGAAATCAAGCGGGGCGTGTATCACATCGTACATGACCGGTCTGATACGAGCCTGACCCCCGTGATGATGCACGGACTGGGCAGGGCACTGCCGCGGGGCGAAGCGCTGCTGGTCCCCTTCAACTGCGATGTGATCATCGGCCCGCAACTGCCCGAAGCAGAGACCGGCGAACAACTGGTCGAGGCAATCAAAGCCTCCTTCCTGGACCTGCAGCAGTATTGCATTACGTGCCGACAGACAGGTGATAAGTCTCAACAGTAA
- a CDS encoding phosphatidate cytidylyltransferase, which produces MWDIPEHSFYAMLVVFGLLVTATTCRLILARVKPEKDYTELRQRIQSWWWMIGILFVCLIVSRTTAIILFAFISFLALKEFFSIVPTRQADRRVLFWAYLAIPVQYYLVSIGWYGLFIIFIPVYLFLFLPMRMVLIGETHGFIHSAGIIHWAVMLTVYCLSHIAYLLMLPVQNAAAGGMGLVIFLLFMTQFNDVCQFIWGKLLGRHKIIPKVSPNKTWEGFIGGVLTIALVSGFLGPFLTPLNFKFSLLAGLLISGSGFIGDVVISSIKRDLEIKDSGSLIPGHGGILDRCDSLIFTSPLFFHYLYYISY; this is translated from the coding sequence ATGTGGGATATCCCCGAGCATTCTTTCTATGCGATGCTGGTTGTCTTCGGGTTACTGGTCACCGCCACGACCTGCCGGCTGATCCTGGCCCGCGTCAAACCGGAGAAGGATTATACCGAACTGCGGCAGCGGATTCAGTCCTGGTGGTGGATGATCGGCATTCTGTTTGTCTGCCTGATCGTCAGTCGCACGACGGCCATCATCCTGTTTGCGTTTATCAGTTTCCTGGCGCTCAAAGAGTTCTTTTCGATCGTCCCCACCCGGCAGGCGGATCGGCGAGTGCTGTTCTGGGCCTACCTGGCGATCCCCGTGCAATACTACCTGGTGAGTATCGGCTGGTACGGGCTGTTTATCATTTTTATCCCCGTGTACCTCTTCCTGTTTCTGCCCATGCGAATGGTCTTGATTGGGGAGACGCATGGCTTTATTCATTCCGCCGGGATCATTCACTGGGCGGTGATGTTGACCGTCTACTGTCTGAGTCACATCGCCTATCTGCTGATGCTACCTGTGCAGAACGCCGCCGCCGGGGGCATGGGGCTGGTGATCTTCCTGTTGTTTATGACGCAGTTTAATGACGTGTGTCAGTTTATCTGGGGTAAGCTGCTGGGCCGACACAAGATTATTCCCAAAGTCAGCCCGAATAAAACCTGGGAAGGGTTTATCGGGGGCGTGCTGACGATCGCGCTTGTCTCCGGTTTTCTGGGACCGTTTCTGACGCCGTTGAATTTTAAGTTCAGTCTGCTGGCGGGGCTCCTGATCAGTGGCTCCGGGTTTATTGGCGATGTCGTGATCTCATCGATCAAACGTGATCTGGAGATCAAGGACAGTGGCTCACTGATTCCCGGTCATGGCGGGATCCTGGATCGTTGTGATAGTCTGATCTTTACTTCGCCCCTGTTTTTTCATTACCTCTATTACATCAGTTATTAA
- a CDS encoding CDP-alcohol phosphatidyltransferase family protein has translation MSDDGARRPLKIRDVKFVNTFARYLSGKQITPNQISVTSILFAALAAVCFFCFACYGHWWLLILAGLMIQCRLLCNLFDGMVAVEGGKKTNSGELFNDIPDRIADPLILVAAGYAIHVVSFGAELGWCAGLLAVMTAYIRTLSASIGAPVDFKGPMAKQHRMAVLTIACVLTAVEILVQGTDYALLAALIVIVLGAVVTCIRRAVSAYRFLEA, from the coding sequence ATGAGTGATGACGGCGCCAGACGACCGCTCAAGATACGCGACGTGAAATTTGTCAATACGTTTGCCCGCTACCTGAGCGGCAAGCAGATTACTCCCAACCAGATCTCCGTGACCAGTATTCTGTTTGCGGCGCTGGCAGCAGTCTGTTTTTTCTGCTTCGCCTGTTACGGACATTGGTGGCTACTGATCCTGGCGGGGTTGATGATTCAGTGCCGACTGCTGTGCAATCTGTTCGACGGGATGGTCGCCGTCGAAGGGGGGAAGAAAACCAACTCGGGCGAACTGTTTAACGATATCCCGGACCGGATTGCCGATCCGCTGATTCTGGTTGCCGCCGGTTATGCCATCCACGTGGTCAGTTTTGGTGCAGAACTCGGCTGGTGTGCCGGGCTGCTGGCGGTGATGACCGCCTACATTCGCACGCTGAGTGCCAGCATCGGAGCGCCCGTCGATTTCAAAGGACCAATGGCCAAACAGCACCGTATGGCCGTACTGACGATCGCCTGCGTACTGACTGCGGTGGAAATACTGGTGCAGGGAACTGATTATGCGTTACTGGCTGCGTTAATTGTGATTGTCCTCGGTGCCGTGGTAACGTGCATCCGCCGTGCCGTCTCCGCCTATCGATTTCTGGAAGCCTGA